From one Nonomuraea polychroma genomic stretch:
- a CDS encoding carbohydrate ABC transporter permease, translating into MSVMTVPPSRRASARRDRAGYLFVAPFLIMFVAMLVAPLAYAGYLSLFREQLIGGVRFAGLDNYIQALSDERLLDGVLRVSRFFLVQVPIMLVLALLFALALDSGAMLLSRVIRLGIFVPYAVPGVIAALMWSYLYGPQFGPITQLAEALGLPAPNLLSSDLMLGSVANIVTWEFTGYNMIILYAALRAIPTELYEAAAVDGAGAWRIAWSVKIPALRPALLMALIFSVIGSFQLFNEPALLQRLAPNVIDSAYTPNLYTYSLAFVSQDINYAAAVSFLLGLVIVVVSYTVQLAVARRRR; encoded by the coding sequence ATGAGCGTCATGACAGTGCCGCCGTCCCGGCGGGCGAGCGCCCGCCGGGACAGGGCGGGTTACCTCTTCGTCGCGCCGTTCCTCATCATGTTCGTCGCCATGCTCGTGGCGCCGCTGGCGTACGCCGGATATCTGAGCCTGTTCCGGGAGCAACTGATCGGCGGCGTGAGGTTCGCCGGTCTCGACAACTACATCCAGGCGCTGAGCGACGAGCGGCTGCTCGACGGCGTGCTGCGCGTGAGCCGGTTCTTCCTCGTCCAGGTGCCGATCATGCTGGTGCTGGCGTTGTTGTTCGCCCTCGCCCTGGACAGCGGCGCGATGTTGCTGTCGCGGGTGATCCGGCTGGGGATCTTCGTCCCGTACGCGGTGCCCGGCGTGATCGCCGCGCTGATGTGGAGTTACCTGTACGGCCCGCAGTTCGGGCCGATCACCCAGCTCGCCGAGGCGCTGGGCCTGCCCGCGCCGAACCTGCTCAGCAGCGACTTGATGCTGGGCTCGGTGGCCAACATCGTGACCTGGGAGTTCACCGGCTACAACATGATCATCCTGTACGCCGCGCTGCGCGCCATCCCCACCGAGCTGTACGAGGCCGCGGCGGTGGACGGTGCCGGCGCCTGGCGGATCGCCTGGAGCGTGAAGATCCCCGCCCTGCGCCCCGCCCTTCTCATGGCACTGATCTTCTCGGTGATCGGCAGCTTCCAGCTGTTCAACGAGCCGGCGTTGCTGCAGCGCCTGGCCCCCAACGTCATCGACAGCGCCTACACCCCCAATCTGTACACCTACTCCCTGGCCTTCGTCAGCCAGGACATCAACTACGCGGCGGCCGTCTCCTTCCTGCTCGGGCTCGTCATCGTCGTGGTGTCGTACACCGTCCAGCTCGCCGTCGCCCGGAGGAGAAGATGA
- a CDS encoding beta-galactosidase: MSRVLFGAAYYPEYHPSDLLKTDLDLMAEARFSVIRVGESVWSTWEPENGRFNLDWLQPTLDGAHERGIGVILGTPTYAVPPWLARQYPEIAGERGSGRRIPWGARQEMDFTHPAYRFHAERIIRRVVERYAGHPAVIGFQVDNEPGPELLHNHGVFQRFVDHLRDRYGDVETLNEEWGLVYWSHRLSTWADLWTPDGNAQPQYEQAWRRFQAEQVTEFIAWQADIVREYARPDQFVTTCISYDRPGVADDELTRRLDVTAGNPYYAMQDGLALPAGQSGPQQWATHDTWAFYLSADRMFASRQEPFLVTETNAQAIGPSWMNHPAYDGQWRQAAWALVSRGANMIEYWQWRTLVFGTETYWGGVLPHSGRPGRVYREIARIGAELETAGELVAGLIPDADVAMLYSIPSNWALTAQPALALPDGGPDRRSYQGIFDPFYRGAFEAGLQVRVLHAAQAVAAEPGELAARHPVVVAAGLYAADDATLDWLSAYASAGGHLVLGPRTAYADHEARARREVQPARLAEPAGVSYDEFSNLPADLPVQATPGSPLRLPSDAAGTRWADGVHAEDAEVLAGYRHPHFGRWAAVTTRPYGAGRITYVGTIPNPGMATALFRWLVPDAGSWGGMPAGVTSTGAVTADGRRLRFLHNWTWQEVAVPAPTAVRDVLAGADHAAGAELRLGPWDVRVLLEMP; the protein is encoded by the coding sequence GTGTCGCGAGTGCTTTTCGGCGCCGCCTACTACCCCGAATACCACCCCAGTGATCTGCTGAAGACCGACCTCGACCTGATGGCCGAGGCGCGCTTCTCCGTCATCCGGGTCGGCGAGTCCGTCTGGTCGACCTGGGAGCCCGAGAACGGCCGCTTCAACCTGGACTGGCTCCAGCCCACGCTCGACGGCGCGCACGAGCGCGGCATCGGCGTCATCCTCGGCACCCCGACCTACGCCGTGCCGCCCTGGCTCGCCCGCCAGTACCCCGAGATCGCCGGCGAGCGGGGCTCGGGACGGCGCATCCCGTGGGGCGCCCGCCAGGAGATGGACTTCACCCATCCGGCCTACCGCTTCCACGCCGAGCGGATCATCCGGCGCGTCGTGGAGCGGTACGCCGGGCACCCGGCGGTGATCGGCTTCCAGGTGGACAACGAGCCCGGCCCGGAGCTGCTGCACAACCACGGCGTCTTCCAGCGCTTCGTCGATCATCTGCGCGACCGCTACGGCGACGTGGAGACGCTCAACGAGGAGTGGGGCCTGGTCTACTGGTCGCATCGGCTGTCGACCTGGGCTGACCTGTGGACGCCGGACGGCAACGCGCAACCGCAGTACGAGCAGGCCTGGCGCCGCTTCCAGGCCGAGCAGGTCACCGAGTTCATCGCCTGGCAGGCGGACATCGTGCGCGAATACGCCAGGCCGGACCAGTTCGTCACCACCTGCATCTCCTACGACCGGCCAGGGGTGGCCGACGACGAGTTGACCCGGCGTCTCGACGTCACCGCCGGCAACCCGTACTACGCCATGCAGGACGGTCTCGCTCTGCCTGCCGGGCAGAGCGGCCCGCAGCAGTGGGCCACCCACGACACCTGGGCGTTCTACCTCAGCGCCGACCGGATGTTCGCCTCACGTCAGGAGCCCTTCCTGGTCACCGAGACCAACGCGCAGGCCATCGGTCCGTCGTGGATGAACCACCCCGCGTACGACGGTCAGTGGCGGCAGGCCGCCTGGGCGCTCGTCTCGCGGGGCGCGAACATGATCGAGTACTGGCAGTGGCGCACCCTGGTCTTCGGCACCGAGACCTACTGGGGCGGCGTCCTGCCGCACAGCGGCCGCCCGGGCCGCGTCTATCGGGAGATCGCCCGGATCGGCGCGGAGCTGGAGACGGCCGGCGAGCTGGTCGCGGGCCTGATCCCGGACGCCGACGTCGCGATGCTCTACTCCATTCCGAGCAATTGGGCGCTGACCGCCCAGCCGGCTCTGGCGCTGCCGGACGGCGGCCCGGACCGGCGTTCCTACCAGGGCATCTTCGACCCGTTCTACCGTGGCGCGTTCGAGGCGGGCCTCCAGGTACGGGTGCTGCACGCGGCTCAGGCGGTGGCGGCCGAGCCGGGCGAGCTGGCCGCACGGCACCCGGTCGTCGTCGCCGCCGGTCTGTACGCGGCCGACGACGCCACGCTGGACTGGCTGTCGGCCTACGCCTCGGCCGGCGGCCACCTGGTGCTCGGGCCGCGCACCGCGTACGCCGATCACGAGGCACGCGCGCGCCGCGAGGTCCAGCCGGCCCGGCTCGCCGAGCCCGCGGGCGTGTCGTACGACGAGTTCAGCAACCTGCCGGCCGACCTGCCCGTGCAGGCCACGCCCGGCTCACCGCTGAGGCTGCCGTCCGATGCCGCGGGCACCCGATGGGCGGACGGCGTGCACGCGGAGGACGCCGAGGTGCTCGCCGGCTACCGGCACCCGCACTTCGGCCGGTGGGCGGCCGTGACCACCCGCCCGTACGGCGCGGGCCGCATCACCTACGTCGGCACCATCCCCAACCCCGGCATGGCCACGGCGCTGTTCCGCTGGCTCGTCCCCGATGCCGGCTCGTGGGGCGGCATGCCGGCGGGCGTCACCTCGACCGGCGCCGTCACGGCGGACGGGCGGCGGCTGCGCTTCCTGCACAACTGGACCTGGCAGGAGGTCGCCGTCCCGGCGCCGACCGCGGTGCGCGACGTGCTCGCCGGCGCCGACCACGCGGCCGGTGCGGAACTACGTCTCGGTCCATGGGATGTACGCGTCCTGCTGGAGATGCCATAG
- a CDS encoding LacI family DNA-binding transcriptional regulator produces the protein MSEARRRAPTSTDVARRAGVSQKTVSRVMNGEPYVSADVRERVLAVARELGYRPNTAARALLLGRFQRIGMVSLGSSLYGPSALLVALERRARETSYAFSVVHTFEGRPDSIVSAVESLLDQGVDGIVLSEPIDDGQELRIDPDIPVLSFGRFPGLDGPRLVVTGASGFDAGRLATEHLLGLGHATVWHVAGPGQWLASRDRARGWRHALESAGIAAPPPIEGDWSPASGYEAGRRLAADPEVTAVFVANDEMAIGLLRAVAEAGRAVPEEVSVVGMDDIPAAAYLSPPLTTIRQDFEAIASHALDLLVRQIENAPGSATVDDLPAQLVLRRSTAPPRSKR, from the coding sequence ATGTCGGAGGCCCGGCGCCGCGCCCCTACCAGCACCGACGTCGCGCGGCGCGCCGGCGTCTCGCAGAAGACCGTCTCGCGTGTCATGAACGGCGAGCCGTACGTCAGCGCCGACGTTCGGGAGCGGGTTCTCGCGGTGGCTCGCGAGCTCGGGTATCGCCCCAACACCGCGGCCCGCGCGCTCCTTCTGGGCCGCTTCCAGCGCATCGGGATGGTCTCGCTCGGCAGTTCGCTGTACGGGCCCTCGGCGCTGCTGGTCGCGCTGGAGCGGCGGGCCCGGGAGACGAGCTACGCGTTCAGCGTGGTCCACACGTTCGAGGGCAGACCGGACAGCATCGTGAGCGCGGTGGAGTCCCTGCTGGACCAGGGTGTGGACGGCATCGTGCTGTCCGAGCCGATAGACGATGGGCAGGAACTGCGCATCGACCCGGACATCCCCGTGCTCAGCTTCGGCAGGTTCCCCGGCCTCGACGGGCCCCGGTTGGTGGTCACCGGAGCATCCGGCTTCGATGCGGGCCGGCTCGCCACCGAGCACCTGCTCGGCCTGGGGCATGCGACAGTCTGGCATGTCGCGGGGCCTGGTCAGTGGCTCGCGTCGCGCGACCGCGCCCGTGGCTGGCGGCACGCGCTCGAGTCCGCGGGGATCGCCGCGCCACCGCCGATTGAAGGGGACTGGTCGCCCGCCTCGGGTTACGAGGCCGGCCGGCGACTGGCCGCAGACCCCGAGGTCACCGCGGTGTTCGTGGCCAACGACGAGATGGCGATCGGCCTGCTGCGGGCCGTGGCTGAGGCGGGCCGCGCCGTCCCCGAAGAGGTGAGCGTCGTCGGGATGGACGACATCCCGGCCGCGGCGTACCTCTCGCCACCGCTGACCACCATCCGCCAGGACTTCGAGGCGATCGCCTCGCACGCGCTCGACCTGCTCGTCCGCCAGATCGAGAACGCCCCAGGCTCGGCGACCGTGGACGACCTACCGGCGCAGCTCGTGCTACGCCGGTCGACCGCCCCCCCAAGGAGTAAGAGATGA
- a CDS encoding carbohydrate ABC transporter permease, translating into MTVTATAPPRATAGAAHSAAAGRRRSPVLTLGMLAVLVYFLLPLFWLVVAATKTTGALFSSFGLWFGGDFALAANVRNVFTADGGVYVHWLLNTAMYALVSAGGAALLAALGGYGFAKFAFRGNRLLFGAVLGAIMVPSTALVIPTYLIFSNVGLVNTPWAIILPSLVNPFGLYLMRVYVEEAVPDSLLEAARIDGAGEFRIFRQVVLRLLAPGFVTVLLFTLVATWNNYFLPLIMLNDPSLYPVTVGLANWAGRASVGGGGTGDVIPLVVTGSLLSIIPLVAAFLMLQRYWQNGLTAGGVKQ; encoded by the coding sequence ATGACCGTCACCGCAACGGCGCCGCCCCGGGCCACGGCCGGCGCCGCGCACTCCGCCGCAGCGGGCCGGCGTCGTAGCCCGGTGCTCACGTTGGGGATGCTCGCCGTCCTGGTCTACTTCCTGCTCCCGCTGTTCTGGTTGGTGGTGGCGGCCACGAAGACCACCGGCGCGCTGTTCTCCAGCTTCGGGCTCTGGTTCGGCGGGGACTTCGCGCTGGCGGCCAACGTCCGTAACGTCTTCACCGCTGACGGCGGAGTGTACGTCCACTGGCTGCTCAACACGGCGATGTACGCGCTGGTGAGCGCGGGTGGCGCGGCGCTGCTGGCCGCCCTGGGCGGCTACGGGTTCGCCAAGTTCGCCTTCCGCGGCAACAGGCTGCTGTTCGGAGCCGTCCTCGGCGCGATCATGGTGCCCAGCACCGCGCTGGTCATTCCCACGTACCTGATCTTCTCGAACGTCGGGCTGGTGAACACGCCCTGGGCGATCATCCTGCCCTCGCTGGTGAACCCGTTCGGGCTCTACCTCATGCGGGTGTACGTCGAGGAGGCGGTGCCCGACAGCCTCCTGGAGGCGGCCCGCATCGACGGGGCCGGCGAGTTCCGGATCTTCCGTCAGGTGGTGCTGCGCCTGCTCGCGCCGGGCTTCGTCACCGTGCTGCTCTTCACGCTCGTCGCCACCTGGAACAACTACTTCCTGCCGCTGATCATGCTCAACGACCCCTCCCTCTACCCCGTCACCGTCGGCCTGGCCAACTGGGCCGGGCGGGCGTCGGTGGGCGGCGGCGGCACCGGCGACGTCATCCCCCTCGTGGTCACCGGCTCACTGTTGTCCATCATCCCGCTGGTCGCGGCGTTCCTGATGCTCCAGCGCTACTGGCAGAACGGCCTCACCGCCGGCGGGGTCAAGCAATGA
- a CDS encoding ABC transporter substrate-binding protein, whose amino-acid sequence MTLPRMRWLAVGAAAALFLAGCAGGTTGGTTGGTTGGTGGEGKPAAISQADIHKAMKTPTELTFWTWLPDIDKEVALFEKKYPAISVKVINAGNSQAEYTKLRTALKAGSGAPDVVQIEYQHIPGFAITGSLLDLRPYGAEALKDRFVDWAWGQVSGRNGEVWAIPQDTGPMGMLYRKDIFDKHGIEPPKTWDEFAAAARKLHAADPGVYLTNFPTNHNSIWTGLMWQAGVKPFQMKGADQISVDVAGETSKKLASYWSGLVKEGVVSTDADFSDQWFQALNKGRYATWLTAAWGPLFLSTSAKETRGKWRVAPLPQWTAGEQKSGNWGGSTSAVVKTTKNPIAAAKFAEFLNSDPESARMLTTLQFLYPPTKALLSDPAFVEQKSDFYGGQQVNKVFADISGTVPTDFAWLPFMDQINNDWNETVGKSLADKTDPAAGLDQWQQTITTYAEKQGFKVAR is encoded by the coding sequence ATGACTTTGCCGAGGATGAGGTGGCTCGCCGTGGGAGCCGCAGCGGCCCTGTTCCTCGCCGGATGCGCCGGCGGCACGACCGGCGGCACGACCGGCGGCACGACCGGCGGCACCGGCGGCGAGGGCAAGCCCGCCGCCATCAGCCAGGCCGACATCCACAAGGCGATGAAGACGCCGACCGAGCTCACGTTCTGGACCTGGCTGCCCGACATCGACAAGGAAGTAGCGCTGTTCGAGAAGAAATATCCCGCCATCAGCGTCAAGGTGATCAACGCAGGTAACAGCCAGGCCGAGTACACGAAACTACGGACGGCGCTCAAGGCCGGCAGCGGCGCCCCGGACGTGGTGCAGATCGAGTACCAGCACATTCCCGGCTTCGCCATCACCGGCAGTCTGCTGGACCTGCGGCCGTACGGCGCGGAGGCGCTCAAGGACCGGTTCGTCGACTGGGCGTGGGGCCAGGTGAGCGGCAGGAACGGCGAAGTCTGGGCGATCCCCCAGGACACCGGGCCGATGGGGATGCTCTACCGCAAGGACATCTTCGACAAGCACGGCATCGAGCCGCCGAAGACCTGGGATGAGTTCGCCGCCGCGGCCCGCAAGCTGCACGCCGCCGACCCCGGCGTGTACCTGACCAACTTCCCCACCAACCACAACTCCATCTGGACGGGCCTGATGTGGCAGGCCGGCGTCAAGCCGTTCCAGATGAAGGGCGCCGACCAGATCTCCGTCGACGTCGCCGGTGAGACGTCGAAGAAGCTCGCCTCCTACTGGAGCGGCCTGGTCAAGGAGGGCGTCGTGTCCACCGACGCCGACTTCAGCGACCAGTGGTTCCAGGCACTCAACAAGGGCAGGTACGCGACCTGGCTGACCGCCGCCTGGGGCCCGCTCTTCCTGTCCACCAGCGCCAAGGAGACCCGCGGAAAATGGCGTGTCGCGCCGTTGCCGCAGTGGACGGCCGGTGAACAGAAATCCGGCAACTGGGGCGGCTCGACCAGCGCCGTCGTCAAGACGACCAAGAACCCGATCGCCGCGGCCAAGTTCGCCGAATTCCTCAACAGCGACCCCGAGTCGGCCAGGATGCTGACGACCCTGCAGTTCCTGTACCCGCCGACCAAGGCGCTGCTGAGCGACCCGGCCTTTGTCGAGCAGAAATCGGACTTCTACGGCGGGCAGCAGGTGAACAAGGTGTTCGCCGACATCAGCGGCACGGTCCCCACCGACTTCGCCTGGCTGCCGTTCATGGACCAGATCAACAACGACTGGAACGAGACGGTGGGCAAGTCGCTCGCTGACAAGACCGACCCGGCCGCCGGGTTGGACCAGTGGCAGCAGACCATCACCACCTACGCCGAGAAGCAGGGCTTCAAGGTCGCGCGATGA
- a CDS encoding ABC transporter substrate-binding protein produces MKPELNRRSFIGAAAMAPLLAACGGAPQQKQKVGTNTKTGLQAALPSYVPSTSVKADIASVTGSGGAVTEPGFLSYPSGGIATVQGVPGKGGSYTAVTPLWGTVPPPNNSFYQAMNKALGATLTMKPADGNNYDTIVTPMAAAKKLPDWIQLPNWWNAKFGTDRLVGTQLADLTPYLAGDKVKKYPNLAAIPTGAWQACVWGDKLYGIPSFSTNFSVPGYIAYRRDILEAKGITPDQVKSVEDYMNLGKELTDAKRGVWAFDDVFTYMGFAWDIPPNWKVEGGKLIHKYELPQLLEALDWHYKLAKSGYLHPDAIAGRNADGNARFYAGKVLIAGGGAGGWNLSDHESGVAADKNYRRGGFDYISHDGKSPGHMFMGEGARIISYLNINLKPEQIEECLAIANYLAAPYGSAEYTLVNFGAEGVHHTMKDGVPTATEDGKKFVQASTFPFLASPPLVISNPGADQVTQDYAAWQAKNVNALIKPVFWNMNISMPQQISLLNTSQAIDDAIKDCYHGKKTVAEVQSVIDSWKKGGLDRLKGWMTENVLNKYGTGQ; encoded by the coding sequence ATGAAACCCGAGTTGAACCGCAGAAGCTTCATCGGTGCCGCCGCGATGGCTCCTCTCCTCGCCGCCTGCGGCGGCGCACCTCAGCAGAAGCAGAAGGTCGGCACGAACACCAAGACCGGGCTCCAGGCGGCGCTCCCGTCCTACGTGCCGAGCACCTCCGTCAAGGCGGACATCGCCTCCGTCACCGGCTCCGGCGGAGCGGTGACCGAACCCGGCTTCCTGTCCTACCCCTCCGGCGGGATCGCCACGGTCCAGGGAGTGCCGGGCAAGGGCGGCAGCTACACCGCCGTCACCCCGCTCTGGGGCACGGTGCCGCCCCCGAACAACTCCTTCTACCAGGCCATGAACAAGGCCCTGGGCGCCACCCTCACCATGAAGCCGGCGGACGGCAACAACTACGACACCATCGTCACGCCGATGGCGGCGGCCAAGAAGCTGCCCGACTGGATCCAGCTGCCGAACTGGTGGAACGCCAAGTTCGGCACCGACCGGCTGGTCGGCACCCAGCTCGCCGACCTGACCCCGTACCTGGCCGGCGACAAGGTCAAGAAGTATCCCAACCTCGCCGCCATCCCCACCGGCGCCTGGCAGGCCTGCGTGTGGGGCGACAAGCTGTATGGCATCCCCTCCTTCTCCACCAACTTCAGCGTCCCCGGCTACATCGCCTACCGGCGGGACATCCTGGAGGCCAAGGGCATCACCCCTGACCAGGTGAAGTCCGTCGAGGACTACATGAACCTCGGCAAGGAACTGACCGACGCCAAGCGCGGCGTGTGGGCCTTCGACGACGTCTTCACCTACATGGGCTTCGCCTGGGACATCCCGCCCAACTGGAAGGTCGAGGGCGGCAAGCTGATCCACAAGTACGAGCTGCCGCAGCTGCTGGAGGCGCTCGACTGGCATTACAAGCTGGCCAAGTCGGGTTACCTCCACCCGGACGCGATCGCCGGACGGAACGCCGACGGCAACGCCCGCTTCTACGCGGGCAAGGTGCTGATCGCCGGTGGAGGCGCCGGCGGCTGGAACCTCTCCGACCACGAGTCGGGCGTCGCCGCCGACAAGAACTACCGGCGGGGCGGGTTCGACTACATCTCCCACGACGGCAAGAGCCCCGGGCACATGTTCATGGGCGAGGGGGCCCGCATCATCAGCTACCTCAACATCAACCTGAAGCCGGAGCAGATCGAGGAGTGCCTGGCGATCGCCAACTACCTGGCGGCGCCGTACGGCTCGGCCGAGTACACGCTGGTCAACTTCGGAGCGGAGGGCGTCCACCACACGATGAAGGACGGCGTGCCGACCGCGACCGAGGACGGCAAGAAGTTCGTCCAGGCCTCGACCTTTCCCTTCCTGGCCTCGCCACCCTTGGTCATCAGCAACCCCGGCGCCGACCAGGTCACCCAGGACTACGCGGCCTGGCAGGCCAAGAATGTTAACGCTCTCATCAAGCCGGTGTTCTGGAACATGAACATCAGCATGCCCCAGCAGATCTCCCTGCTGAACACCTCGCAGGCCATCGACGACGCCATCAAGGACTGCTACCACGGCAAGAAGACGGTCGCCGAGGTCCAGTCCGTCATCGACTCCTGGAAGAAGGGCGGCCTCGACCGGCTCAAGGGGTGGATGACCGAGAACGTGCTGAACAAGTACGGCACGGGCCAGTGA
- a CDS encoding ABC transporter permease, translated as MSEGLTRRGRLRRDRSLLIMVAPAVILLLIFNYAPMVGVVTAFQYYDPLIGIWDSDWAGLDQFQQLFADSRFWHALGNTLYLSFVQLILFFPIPIVLAMLLNSVLSERVRNFIQSVVYLPHFFSWVLVITIFQQMLGGAGALNQWLRSQDLETWDVMTNPDTFALLVTFQGVWKEAGWGIIVFLAALAAINPGLYEAAAADGAGPWRRMWHITLPGLRGVIVLMLVLRLGGALSVGFEQFLIQRDAVGHEAAEVLDTYAFYYGIATTNYSFGAAAGLFKSVISLLLIWGANKLAHSLGEDGLYRK; from the coding sequence GTGAGCGAGGGTCTGACCAGGCGGGGCAGACTGCGGCGCGACCGATCCCTGCTGATCATGGTGGCGCCCGCGGTCATCCTGCTGCTGATCTTCAACTACGCGCCGATGGTCGGCGTCGTCACCGCCTTCCAGTACTACGACCCGCTGATCGGGATCTGGGACAGCGACTGGGCCGGCCTCGACCAGTTCCAGCAGCTCTTCGCCGACTCGCGCTTCTGGCACGCGTTGGGTAACACGCTCTATCTGAGCTTCGTCCAGCTCATCCTGTTCTTCCCGATCCCGATCGTGCTGGCGATGCTGCTCAACTCGGTGCTCAGCGAGCGGGTGCGCAACTTCATCCAGTCCGTCGTCTACCTGCCGCACTTCTTCTCGTGGGTGCTGGTCATCACGATCTTCCAGCAGATGCTGGGCGGCGCGGGCGCGCTCAACCAGTGGTTGCGCTCGCAGGATCTGGAGACCTGGGACGTGATGACCAATCCCGACACCTTCGCGCTGCTGGTCACCTTCCAGGGCGTGTGGAAGGAGGCGGGCTGGGGGATCATCGTCTTCCTGGCCGCGCTGGCCGCCATCAACCCCGGCCTGTACGAGGCGGCCGCGGCGGACGGCGCCGGGCCCTGGCGGCGGATGTGGCACATCACCCTGCCGGGCCTGCGCGGAGTGATCGTGCTGATGCTGGTGCTGCGGCTCGGCGGCGCGCTCTCCGTCGGCTTCGAGCAGTTCCTCATCCAGCGCGATGCGGTCGGCCACGAGGCCGCGGAGGTGCTCGACACCTACGCCTTCTACTACGGCATCGCCACGACGAACTACAGCTTCGGCGCGGCCGCGGGCCTGTTCAAGAGCGTGATCTCGCTCCTGCTCATCTGGGGCGCCAACAAGCTGGCGCATTCCCTCGGCGAGGACGGGTTGTACCGGAAATGA
- a CDS encoding carbohydrate ABC transporter permease, with protein sequence MSQRPSWQEPPTLAGQSAKGVTLGGVLLIVLVPLWIVVLTSLSTKGAINRAGGLVIWPDGITFEAYEEMLKGSTVRTALLVSLGITIIGTAISMVVSVLCAYGLSRSGSFGHRFILVLLIVTMFVSGGLIPTFLVVTGLGGYGQWWALILPGAVSVFNILILRSFYSSTAAELMDAARIDGASDWRILWSVILPTSRAVTAVIALFYAVGYWNSFFNVMLYMPTESEKWPLQYVLLTYVNRGVGMPGSVNAGFGMAHSQTAPLSLQMAVVVLTLVPLVIVYPFVQKHFRTGVLTGAIKG encoded by the coding sequence ATGAGTCAAAGACCAAGTTGGCAGGAGCCGCCAACCCTGGCCGGCCAGTCAGCCAAGGGCGTCACCCTCGGTGGGGTGCTGCTGATCGTGCTGGTTCCGCTGTGGATCGTGGTGCTGACCAGCCTGTCCACCAAGGGCGCCATCAACCGGGCCGGCGGCCTGGTGATCTGGCCCGACGGGATCACCTTCGAGGCGTACGAGGAGATGCTGAAGGGCTCGACCGTGCGCACCGCGCTGCTGGTGAGCCTCGGCATCACCATCATCGGCACGGCGATCTCGATGGTCGTTTCCGTCCTGTGCGCCTACGGCCTGTCGCGATCGGGCTCGTTCGGGCACCGCTTCATCCTGGTGCTGCTGATCGTGACGATGTTCGTCAGCGGCGGCCTCATCCCGACGTTCCTGGTGGTGACCGGGCTAGGTGGCTACGGACAGTGGTGGGCTCTGATCCTCCCGGGCGCGGTCTCGGTCTTCAACATCCTGATCCTCCGCTCCTTCTACTCGAGCACCGCCGCCGAACTGATGGACGCGGCCCGGATCGACGGAGCGAGTGACTGGCGGATCCTCTGGTCCGTCATCCTGCCCACCTCGCGGGCGGTGACCGCGGTGATCGCCCTCTTCTACGCCGTCGGCTACTGGAACTCCTTCTTCAACGTCATGCTCTACATGCCGACGGAGAGCGAGAAATGGCCGCTGCAATATGTGCTGCTGACCTACGTCAACCGCGGCGTCGGCATGCCCGGCTCGGTCAACGCCGGTTTCGGCATGGCGCACTCGCAGACCGCGCCGCTGTCTTTGCAGATGGCCGTGGTGGTTCTCACCCTGGTGCCGCTCGTGATCGTCTATCCGTTCGTTCAGAAGCACTTCCGGACCGGCGTCCTGACCGGCGCCATCAAGGGCTGA